The Gouania willdenowi chromosome 3, fGouWil2.1, whole genome shotgun sequence genome includes a region encoding these proteins:
- the taldo1 gene encoding transaldolase, giving the protein MSTESQDKKRKMESALNQLKKHTVVVADTGDFNAIDEYKPQDATTNPSLILAAAKMPAYQHLVDQAIKYGIANGGSEEQQVANTMDKLFVSFGLEILKKVPGRVSTEVDARLSFDKDEMVSKALKLIALYEEAGISKERVLIKLSSTWEGIQAGRDLEEKHGVHCNMTLLFSFAQAVACAEAKVTLISPFVGRILDWHKENTEKKSYEPHEDPGVVSVTKIYNYYKKFGYSTVVMGASFRNTGEVKALAGCDLLTISPSLLAELSQDHSIVTQALSSEKAKACELTKVHLEQKDFLWQHNEDRMAVEKLSDGIRKFAADAIKLESMIKEKMLNVKNGQ; this is encoded by the exons ATGTCCACAGAGTCACAGGACAAGAAGAGAAAGATGGAGTCGGCCCTGAACCAGCTGAAGAAGCACACCGTGGTGGTGGCGGACACCGGGGATTTTAACG CCATTGATGAGTACAAACCTCAGGATGCCACCACCAACCCGTCTCTCATCCTGGCTGCTGCTAAAATGCCAGCGTACCAACATCTGGTCGACCAGGCCATTAAATACGGCATCGCTAACGGAGG cTCTGAGGAGCAGCAGGTGGCTAACACCATGGACAAACTGTTTGTCAGTTTTGGGCTGGAAATCCTGAAGAAAGTCCCAGGAAGAGTTTCTACTGAGGTGGACGCCAG GTTGTCTTTTGACAAAGATGAGATGGTGAGCAAAGCGTTGAAGCTGATCGCTCTCTACGAAGAAGCTGGAATCAGTAAAGAACGAGTTCTCATCAAACTGTCGTCAACCTGGGAGGGAATCCAGGCGGGCAG GGATCTGGAGGAGAAACACGGCGTCCACTGCAACATGACGCTGCTCTTCTCCTTCGCTCAGGCCGTGGCGTGCGCTGAGGCCAAAGTGACGCTCATTTCTCCGTTCGTTGGACGAATCCTGGACTGGCACAAAGAGAACACGGAGAAGAAGAGCTACGAACCCCACGAGGACCCGG gtGTGGTGAGTGTGACTAAGATCTACAACTACTATAAGAAGTTTGGCTACAGTACGGTGGTGATGGGCGCCTCCTTCAGGAACACTGGGGAAGTGAAGGCATTGGCTGGATGTGACCTGCTCACCATCTCTCCCTCCCTATTGGCTGAGCTCAGCCAGGACCACAGCATCGTCACCCAGGCCCTGAGCTCAGAGAAAG CTAAAGCCTGTGAGCTAACCAAGGTTCACCTGGAGCAGAAGGACTTCCTGTGGCAGCACAACGAGGACCGCATGGCTGTAGAGAAACTATCTGACGGCATCCGCAAGTTTGCTGCTGACGCCATAAAGCTGGAGTCCATGATCAAA GAGAAAATGCTGAATGTGAAAAACGGGCAGTAA